The Thalassotalea agarivorans region GTTTGTTCATCTATTTCACTTGCAATCATGCCTGCACCAACAGTGATGTTAGTTAAGCGATCGACGATAATAAATGCACCCGTATCTTTGTTGTCGTCGTAGGCATCGAAATGTAGCGCTTCAGCCACTTCAAAATCAACGCTACCAATCTCATTTAACTGAAGCTGTGATGTCTCACTATGCTCCATGGTATTAACATCAATTCGGTGTTGTATTTTTAATGCGTGACCTGTGGTTAGCTTACTACCATGCTTGATGTAATATTCACGACCGGTCTCTAGTTCATCTTCATGCATCCAGACAACATGCGCGTTGAATTCTTTAGACGAATGAGGCAATGCCCCTTTACGCACAATCATTTCACCACGGCTAATATCAATCTCGTCTTCTAGCGTTAACGTGATCGCTTGTCCTTGTGCTGCACGCTCTAATTCGCCTTCAAAGGTAACAATCGATTTTACCTGGCTTTCTTTCATCGAAGGCAGCGCAACAATGTTATCACCAACACGAATATTGCCTGATGCGACCGTACCCGAGAAACCACGAAAATCTAGGTTTGGACGGTTTACATATTGTACTTGCATACGAAAATCAGAGAAGGTCTCTGCTGGCTCAACTTTAATGGTGTTTAATAACTTCATTAATGTTGCACCTGGGTACCAAGACATTGCGTCGCTTTCTTCTACGACGTTGTCACCTTTGAGTGCTGAAATAGGTACAAAACGGACATCATCAAAGTTTAAGTTTTCTGCAAACTCGCGATAATCCTTTTTGATTTGTTGGTACACTTCCTGATCGTAATCCACTAGATCCATTTTATTTACTGCAACTAATACATGCTTGATGCCTAGTAGCGAGCAAATAAATGAATGGCGACGCGTTTGCACTTGCACACCGCGACGAGCATCGACTAGGATGATTGCTAAGTCACATGTTGAGGCGCCTGTTGCCATGTTGCGGGTATATTGCTCATGACCTGGGGTATCAGCAATAATGAATTTGCGCGTATCTGTAGAGAAATAACGATAAGCGACGTCAATAGTAATGCCCTGTTCACGCTCAGACTGTAATCCATCGACTAGTAATGCTAAATCGACTTCCTCACCTTGTGTGCCCGACTTCTTACTATCTTTTTCAATTGCAGCCAGCTGATCTTCAAAAATCATTTTTGAATCATGTAATAAACGACCAATTAAGGTACTTTTACCATCATCTACACTGCCACATGTTAAAAAGCGCACTAGCTCTTTGTTTTCGTGCTGTTTTAAATATGCTTCTATATCTTGTTCAATTAGTTCTGATTGATGAGACATAATAATTTTCCTACTGAAAATTATTGGACGGATTAGCTGCGTGCTGCGTGCTTTAAGCTGCGAGTAACACTACCTCTAAACCCCAACAATGTATTTATTTATCCAGCGCTTTCATCAAACCCGAAAGCATTGCCGAAATAATATATATTTCCTTTTTCCAATTACTAGCAATAGAGCGTTCAATATAATCAATCTCACTGCCAATAATCACTTGTGTATTAAGTTCAGCTGAAGACGCTTTTGCAATCGCTAAAAAATGTCTTTTTTCTTTGTTTCCAAGCCTCGTCATACCTTCTGCAATGTTACTTGGTATAGACAAAACAGAACGAGTTAGCTGATCTTTGAATCCATAATCTTTGAAAGTTTTTGCGTATTTAAAAACTTCAATTGCTAGATTCGTAGCGCGCTGCCACACTTCTAATCTTTCATAATTCATAGTACCTCCATGTACTCAAATTTTGTTTGCGTAGCACTTGGGAATGTTCCAGACAACCCAAGTATACCGTCCATCCATAGACACACCCGTAGCCCGTAGCCCGTAGCCCGTAGAATATTATGTTGGCTGTTGAACATGGCTCAACACATATTCAGACGGTTTTAGAAATAACCTTCCATTTTCTTCTTCTCCATCGAGCCTGAAGAGTCGTGGTCGATTACACGACCTTGACGTTCCGACGTTTTGGTTAGAAGCATTTCTTGAATAATATCAGGTAATGTCGCCGCATCTGATTCAACCGCACCAGTTAATGGATAGCAACCTAGCGTTCTAAAACGCACATTTCTCATTTGCGGCTCTTCACCTTCCTCTAGCGGCATACGATCGTCGTCAACCATAATAAGTGTGCCATCACGCTCTACCACTGGACGAGGTGCTGAAAGATAAAGTGGAACAATTTCAATGTTTTCTAGGTAGATATACTGCCAGATATCAAGCTCAGTCCAGTTTGATAGTGGGAAAACACGGATGCTCTCACCTTTGTCAACTTTACTGTTATAAACGTTCCAAAGCTCTGGACGCTGACTCTTTGGATCCCAACGATGATTTTTATCGCGGAATGAATATACGCGCTCTTTTGCTCGTGATTTTTCTTCATCACGACGCGCGCCGCCAAATGCAGCGTCAAAGCCGTATTTATCTAGTGCCTGTTTTAAGCCTTGTGTTTTCATGATATCAGTGTGCTTGGCACTACCGTGGTCAAATGGATTTATACCCATTCTCAACCCTTCTGGGTTTTTATGCACTAACAACTCAAAGCCATATTGTTCAGCCATACGATCACGAAACGCGATCATTTCTTTAAATTTCCAATCTGTATCAACGTGCAGTAGTGGAAATGGAATTTTACCCGGCGCAAATGCTTTACGAGCAAGGTGAAGCAACACTGCTGAATCTTTACCAACAGAGTACAACATAACTGGTTTATCAAACTCAGCAGCAACTTCCCTGATGATATGAATCGATTCTGCTTCGAGCTTTTGAAGATGCGTTAAGTTCATGAATCTTCCGTAACGTATTTAAAAAAATTAAGGCTATTCTGCCATAAAGCCAGAATAGCCTCCATATGATAACAAGATTGCTTATAAGAAAAGGAAATAAAAACTACAAACTTAATGACTTTAAATAATCTTTAAATCGCTCTGCAAGCTCTGGATGACGCAAGCAATAATCAACATTCGCTTTCATGTACCCAAACTTTGAACCACAATCATGTGACTCTCCGGTTTGATGAAACGCTTCAACTGTTTCATTTTTCATTAAAATGGCAATAGCATCAGTCAATTGAATCTCGTCGCCAGCACCCGGCGGCGTAAACTCCAATAAATCCCAAATTTGTGCAGACAATACATACCGTCCGACAACGGCTAAATTTGAAGGTGCCTCATCAATTGTAGGTTTTTCTACCATCGCCTTTATTTTTGACGCTTCACCCGGCTTCAGTTTTTCACCATTGCAATCGACAACACCATAACTACTAACCTTTTCCATCGGAACCGGCTCAACAAGAATTTGGCTACATCCATTCTCGTTAAAACGATTAATCATTGCAGCTAAGTTTTCAGTTTTGGTATCAGCAGATGCATCATCTAAAATAACATCAGGTAGCACTACAACGAAAGGAGCATCGCCCACTAGTGGTCTTGCTTTAAGCACAGCATGACCTAAGCCTTTTGCTTCGCCTTGCCTGACTTGCATAATAGTAACATCCTTAGGACAAATCGATTGAATTTCCTCTAATAATTGGCGTTTCACACGTTTTTCAAGTGTCGTTTCTAATTCGAAAGATTTATCAAAATGGTTTTCTACAGCATTTTTAGATGAGTGCGTGACAAGCACAATTTCCTTAATGCCCGCATCAATACATTCATTTACGATATACTGAATGAGTGGCTTATCAACAATAGGAAGCATCTCTTTTGGAATAGCCTTTGTCGCAGGAAGCATTCGAGTGCCTAAACCAGCGACCGGTATAACTGCTTTTTTTATCTTCATACTTTAACAATCCTTTATAAGCTTAACCCTATTTTACATGACCTCTATTAGTTGTCATCAAAGCTTTGACAAAATTTTCTCACTTATAAAAAATTTCGTCATTACCTAATAAAATGATAACATTAGCTGAATATAATTAAGCCATCATCTAATTAATGAGTTCCTCAGATAAACCTCAAGTTGCAGTTTTAATGGCCGTATATCGTGGAGATGATGCGAGCCACTTCAAACTAAGTGCGGAAAGCGTTCTGAAACAAGATTACGATGCAACCTTCTTATACCTTGTTATTGATGGACCAATATCTAGGGAACTTAGTCAAGTTGTTTCACAACTAGATGATGAAGTTACCGTACTCGCTCTCGAAAAAAATCAGGGTTTAGCGAAAGCATTGAACCATGGATTGCACCACATTTTTAAGAGTAAAAAACAATTTAAATATATCGCTCGAATGGATGCTGACGATATTATGGTTGCTGAACGAATTTCGACGCAAGTCAAGTATATGGAAAACAATCCACATATAGGTGTATTGGGTAGCTGTTGTGAAGAAATAGATAGCGCCGGCAAGAAGATTGGCGAAAGAATTATGCCAACCCAGCACGATACCATTTATCAATCAATGGCCCGACATTGTTCAATGAATCATCCGACAGTTATGTTTAGGTCTAAAGAACTAAAAAACATTGATTACCCCCATTGGCTCCCTAATTCAGAAGATTATTTATTGTGGGGAGAACTGCTAGCCAAGGGTAAAAAATTTCATAACCTACCTCAAAATTTACTATTGTTTCGCAGAAGTAAAGATTTTTACAGCAAACGCGGGGTCAAAAAAGCGATTCAAGACCATAAAGCAAGAACCTACATTCAAAAGCGATTAAATTTAAATTCAGCGAGAAACATTTTATACAGTTACTTAGTGCTTGCAGTGCGATTATCACCAAAGTTTATAGTTAAGTTTGGCTATCGTATATTGGCTAAGTTTAGAACCAAACATCTGGAACCAAATGCATAAAATAAACGCCATTGTCGTCACATATTATCCCGATGATAGTGTCTTAAAGAAAAACATGCTTGCACTGTCGTCTCAAGTGGATCACGTCTTTATCATCGACAATACACCTAAAGGGCATTGCTTTAATAGTGATGTTGATTTGTCTAACATTAGTATTTTTAAACTAAATGAAAATTTAGGTATCGCCGCGGCTCAAAATGTAGGGTTAAAGATGTGTTTAGCATCATCGATTGACTACTGTATTTTGTTTGACCAAGATTCAACCATATCACCTGGACTGATAAATAAGCTATACAACGCCATCACATCTAAGGAAGCGATAGACAACAGTGTTGTCGCAGTTGGTCCTCGCATTATTGACGCTTACACCAATAAATGGGTAAAGCCCAAATTCCAACGAGAAAAAAAATCGGGGAGTAATTTAATGCTTACCCAGCAAATCATCGCTTCTGGTAAATTACTTCGGACAAACGCATTGCATACCATAGGACTTATGGAAGAAAGTTTGTTTATTGATGGTGTTGATCATGAATGGTGTTGGCGTGCAATAGGTAACGGGTGTAACATTGCCATTTGTAACGATGCCCTAATGGTTCACAGGTTGGGAGACGGCGTTAAGAGCTTTCTAGGTATGAAGTACCATGTTGGAAGTCCGAAAAGATTGTACTACCAGTACAGAAACTATTTTATTTTGAGCCAAAAGAAATACACCCCTTTTTACTGGAAACTTAGACATTTGTTTTCATATTCAGTTAAAATTTTCTTGTTTTTTGTTTTTGGTCCCGATCGACGATTACGAATGAAGTACATAAGCAATGGAATAAAAAGTGGCTTGAGATACAAATCAACCGAATAAATAGAAATAGACGATTTTTACACGTCAATCTACACTCAACTTAAGGATATTTAATGAAAATTGCGGTCGCTGGAACTGGCTATGTTGGTCTTTCAAATGCCATTCTACTATCACAACACAACGAAGTAATAGCTCTCGATATTGATCAACATAAGGTTGATCTTATCAATAATAAAACCTCTCCAATTGTAGATGCCGAAATATCTGATTACCTAGCTAACAAAGAACTAAAATTAACTGCCACAACTGATAAACATTTAGCTTTCACCGATGCAGACTATGTCATCGTCGCTACACCAACAGACTATGATCCAGAAAAGAACTACTTTAATACCTCAACTGTCGAAAGAGTTATCGAAGATATTGTTGCTATTAACCCTCAGACGCAAATAGTCATCAAATCGACTATTCCTCTAGGCTATACAGTAAAATTAAGAGAAACATTCGATTTTGACAACATTATGTTTTCGCCCGAATTTCTGAGAGAAGGTAAAGCTCTTTATGATAATCTTCATCCCTCTCGCATTTTGATTGGCAGAAAGTCCAAAGAGGCTCAAGTATTTGCGGACCTATTATTGCAAGGTGCAGAGAAAAAAGATGTCCCTATATTAATAACTAACGCAACAGAAGCCGAAGCTGTAAAACTATTTTCCAACACTTATCTTGCTATGCGTGTGGCGTTTTTTAATGAACTTGATACTTATGCAGAACTTCACGAATTGGATACCAAGCAAATTATTGAAGGTGTTGGACTAGACACTAGAATAGGTAGTCATTACAACAATCCTTCATTTGGCTACGGTGGTTATTGCCTCCCTAAAGATACAAAGCAACTACTTGCAAATTTCAGCGATGTACCCAACGAAATAATTTCGGCAATTGTAAAATCAAATAGCACGCGCAAAGATCATATAACCGATATGATATTATCTCAAAATCCAAAAGTAGTAGGTATCTATCGATTAATAATGAAAGAAGGATCAGATAATTTTAGAGCATCTGCAATTCAAGGTGTTATAAAAAGATTAAAGGAAAAAGGTGTTGAAGTAGTTATTTTCGAACCTGCCATTTCTGAGAGTACTTTTTGGAATTGTAGGGTAATTAAAAACTTATCTGAATTTAAAGCTAAAGCATCACCTATAGTAACTAATAGAATGACTCATGAACTAATGGATATTAAAGGAAAAGTTTATACTAGAGATGTTTTTGGCTCTGATATTTAATCGCTTGTGTTTAACATCATTTAGCGCCTATTCGCAAACTTAATTGGATGTTTCTTCTTCAACAAGGGAAACAGTTACAAACATGAGAAAATTTAAAATTTTTATTATATCGTTCAATAGACTTTCAGTATTGAAAAAGTCTTTGAACTCGTATCTTCCTTTTTTCCGGTACAGTGATATCTACATAATAGACAAGGGGAGCTCGTATCCCGAATTGTTTACGTACTATCAAGAATTAAAAAATTTAGGAGTAAACATAATTAACTCCACACCAATGGAAAATGGTCCTTCAGGTCCCGGAGGCTTGAATGACCTGTACAAAGATATCGAACCGAACAAATCGGATTGTGACTACTATGTTGTTACCGATCCTGATATAGAGTTAGACGGTTGCCCTAAAGATATGCTCGAAAGATATGCTGATATTTTAGATGCGGAAAATGATATAGAGATAGTGGGCCCAATGTTAAAGATAGATGATATTCCAGACAGTTATCCAGCTAAAGAGATTTGTCTGTGGCGCCATGTGGAGCAGTTTTGGAATAAAACCCCGCAAAAAAAGAAAGCGTTGGGCAAAACAATTTATGTTCAGAACGCACCAATAGATTCAACGTTTGGTTTAGTGCGCCAAAAAACTAAATATCAGAGACTATTACAAGGGTACCGTACTTACTTTCCATATGAAGCAAAACATTTAGATTGGTATATTACACCCGAGAACATAGAGTCAGATCAACAGCATTATATCGACAATAGTAATAACACTGTTTCCTCTTGGGGATCTCGATTATTAAAAAGCCAACCTAAATTTGACAAACTTGTTGCTGATCAGAGAATTATCCAATCTGTGCAACGCAAATGGGGTAAGCTTGTCCCTTACTCCTTGTATTTGGGTGAGCAAGGAGAAAGGAATAGGTTTGTTGACCGCAATATTTTGTCACTAATCATTAAATGGCTAAAAAGCTAGTTAAAAAGTTACCCAAATGGACAAGCATTAAGCAGTTTGTCTAAATCGATATCAATTTTATAGTCATAAAATGAATCAATAATTTCGTCTAAGTTGGATATGTTTATATCTAACTTAGACTTTTCTTTATCCCTACCTACTGACATAAAATAGTCTTCAAATTTAAAACCGTTACCTGCAACCTTATTGGATAGCTCTACCCATAAAGAAGGAATGTCGTATGCGTCTGCAATAATAACACCATGTAAAGAACTAGACACTATGCGTTCACATTTAGCTAACTCGTCTACAAACTTCTCTACATCATCTGTTTGTATATCAATTATGTTTACCGCAGCATTTTTAGATAAGTTTTCAACCCAAGGACTATTTTTATCTACATAGTGAGGAATGACACCAAGTTTATACTGCTTAGTTTGTTTTGGTTGATAAAATTTAGGAAGGAGAAGAGCTGGATCTCCATAAATTTCAGGACAGTCAATTTTTTCTCTCAATAATCTATCCCTGGTTTTAGGTCCCCTAACTGCACATATTTTTGCTGGAGCAGCCTTCAATCCACCTGAAGCAAACATATAACCACTGCCCCAAACAATACTGTGAGTATTAGCTTGTGAGAGCACAGAACCTATCACAAAGTAGTTTTTTTCTTGGAAAGTTTGAGGGTCAAAAGGAATTACATTTTCATCTGAGATTTTTTCAACTAAATAGACGTTTAATACATCGCCCAAATTTACAACTCTAGAAAACCAAAGTACTGGTAGCTTTTCTTTTTCTATCAATTTTAGCTTTAATCCAATACTTCTTATTAGTTTATTCATCTAACTCTCACTACTATTAATTTGTCGAATCGCCTGTTCGATATTAGCCATCAGCGTTGTATCAACAGAACGGATAAATTGTTCAATTTCTAATTTGATTTCGCTATCAAAAGACTGCTTTTTATAATTAGTTCGTTGGTAATTATAGATATTTTCCAGAAACTGAGTTTGTAAATCCTGTGGAACTCCATACTCTGGCAGAATATGTTTAACTCTGTTGATTGCTCGTTCTTTCAATTCTAAAAACACATCTTCGGGCAACAAAGTATACATTCGTTCTCCAGCTTTATAGGACTGTAAAATAACATCTAACTGCGAGTCTAAATTTCTATTTAAGCAAAACTTGTTGATCCATCTTTTATATTCGAGCGCTTGATAGGTATACGAATTATTCACTTCAAAAGTATTATCTAGATGCGTAATTGTTTTTACTTTAAAGATTTCTAAAAAATCATTTAAGATATTACCATCTTTTAAAATTTTTCTATCGTACAGTCTAATAATAAACTTTTCAGCACCCAAAGTTCTAAATGCAGGTAATACTTTTTGAGTTCCATAGGGATTCGGGGAATATGTATCGAGCCTATCAACTAAGGGAGCCGTAACGTAATTTCTTTTAACTACTTGATTGTAACTCGACTCAAAGAAATCAATAGGTGATCTTACATAATAGATAAATTTTATCTTATCAAAAAACTTATTAAAAACCCCTATGTGCATCCAAAATACTTCTGAAGAAATTAGTACTTTGTCGTAGTTCAATCTTTGTAATCTATTTCTAAACAACTCAAATTTTTGTAAATCGGGGTCGAGCTTTCCGTCTTGGTTATTAAACAGTAAATTCACATGGCCACTGCTTACTCCGTTAGCATCCAAATTATGGTTTGGGTAATATATGCCGTGTTTTTTCAGCAGCTTTCTATTATTTTTGCACCAGTTTTGTATCACTGACGTTCCAGTTTTTCCCGGACCAATATGCACAAAAAGCTCTGGTGTACTTCTATTCAACTTAAATAGAGTCTTAATAAATGAAATCATAGATTATTTAATTACTATCAACGGTCACGATTTGGTTAGTTTTTTGATCCTTTAAAACTATCGTTTTGTTGTTACTGAGATCTTCTATTGTTAGGGGAAATTGAAAACCTGTGTTCCCTAGGATAGCTTTACTGACATAGTTTGTGGGGCTCTCGGCAATCACTTGTCCTTTGTATTCACCATCGACATATACGTCTAGAATGACTTTTTCATTACTTAAGCCAAACCATGCATTACCGCAAAGAATTTCTTCTTTCATCTCAACATGACAATGTAGCCAATCACTTGCCTGCTTACGTTGCTCAAAGATTGACAAGGCTTCATTATAAAGAGCTACATCCTTAGCATTTGTGGTTAGTATTTTTTGGCGAGTCTGTTCAGACAACTGAAGAAACTTACTCTCAGAAGCTTTATTTGTGTTCATTTTTTTTATAGGCACTTTCAGACCAGTGTACCGGTTAAAAATGTTGATAGATTCGTTGTAGTATTCTGTAATTCCAATAAAGCCATATAAACCAACTGGTATGCCTGCCAGGTAATTATATTGGGTATTATGATAAATTGGATTATCCAAGAATTCTTCAAAACCAACTGAAATCTTGTTGTTCTTCTTTAGATGCTCATACAGAGAAACAGTTCTAGCCACAGGTTCTCGTATAAAAGTACACATATTCCGAGGAGGAATAATGTTAACGTACTCCTGACTCTTTTTGTGACCAGCTACTACAGCATTTCGTTTTAATATTGACTCATAAAACTGCTGCTCAGTCATATTGCCACTAAGCTTTTCACGTACCAATTTATGCGTTATTTTTTGATTTAACGCGTAATGTGGAACAACATATAGCTGCGACTCTAAACCGACACGAAAACTAGTTCCTGCTGTTTTGGGGATATGGATAAAAAATCGAGGTGTGTTTTTACGTTTTTTGCGAAAAAAATTAATAATTTTGAAATACATTTTAAAGCCTAGACAAGGAAAAATCTTCAGATGTTAGTGACAGATTAGGGTTGTATGCTGGATCAAAGTGAGATTCAGTTTTCCATTTTAATCGGAGGTTGTTTATCTCCATTTCAGCTCTTTTCGCCTTTTCTGGAGTTACATCATCTCCACGGCTAATTGATTCATGGTGATAAAGTAAGGCATAAGGAGTCCATAGGTTTCTTAAACCCAACGCTTGAACTTTCAAACAAAGATCAACATCATTAAATGCAACGGGAAACAACTCTTCATCAAACCCACCAACATCGTTGAACAATTTTTTCTCCATGACCAAGCAAGCTGCCGTTACCGCACTATAATTTTGTACCAACTGCAGTCTATCCATATAGCCATTTGAGTGTCTAGAATACATTTTATGAGAATGTCCAGCACCTCCCCACAAACCAATAACAACGCCTGCATGCTGGATAGTTTCGTTAGGATATAGAAGTTTTGCCCCTACACATCCAATGTCAGGACGAACTGCATGCATTACCATTTCACTCAACCAATTTCCTGATATCACTTCAATATCGTTATTGACAAAAGCTATCAGGTCACCTTTTGCTTGCTTCACAGCGTAATTATTGATAGCAGAATAATTAAATTCAAAATCGTAATCTAATATGCTGATATTATCTCTAGCAGAGAGCTCTTCCATGAAAGCAATTGTCTTTTGGCAATCACTTTGATTATTAATAATCAGAATATCGAAATTTGGATACAAGGTTTTTTCTACTATTGAATCAATCGCATTCTTTAGAATATCGTAACCATTTCGTGTAGGTACTATCAAAGTAACCTTTGGGCTATCGAGAAGTGGCCAATTAAATTTAACATGGGCGCTTTCTTTCACATCTGCCTCAATTGCTAAGGTATTTTCTGCAAGATTTATCATATCCTTTGAAAGGTGAGGCTGAGCACCTAAATTATGAAACAATATCGCTGCACAGTGCCCAACATTCACATTGTGCCAAGGTGTAGATAGTGAATTGAGGATCCGTCTATAACAAATTTCTTCCGAATCTATGTGTTGCTCTTTCCAGTTAGCATGCCATTTTATTGCGAAGCCTTTGGAAAAGTAGTTATTTACTAAGAAAAAATCTGGATTCCAGTCAGGAAAGAAGAATGGATTCTTGCGACGACCTTTATCATCGACACTATCTATATCAGAATAAACTACATCAAAATTGACACCTTTTGTTTTTGAACACTCAATAAAATAATTAAGTTCTGCTAAACAGTGCTGAGACAACACAACATCTTTATGCAAAGGCAATACCCAAGCTCCATCACGAATCTCTAATTCTTGCGCATTGCTGAAGCATTCCATTTCTATATCTGGATAGTCGATGTTTAGCGCTTCATTGTTAATAATTACGATTTTTTTATTGCTGTAGTTTTGTTTCGCAATAGAGGCTAATTGATTCGCCAACAATTGTTCTTCATTCAATTGATAATTATTACAATCTATTAAAACAAAAAATGTATTTTCTACATCTACGGTTTCAGAGAGGTAACTAAAAGACTCTGATTTCTTTATCCAGTTTTTATAACTTCTTGGGTACTTGATTTTATATAAATAATAAATATCTACTAGTTTCTTATAAGCGAAACTAAGGTATTTATGTTCACGAAAAAATTTTTTTGTTTTAAATACTACCGAATCTAACATCTCGCTACTCTAGATCTTTTCGTAATTGGTCTAGAATATCCAGCGCGCTAATAATATCTTTCTTGGATATTTTATTTATCGCGGACAAAGACTGTTTGAGCATAGTAGTTGAAACGCCATCGGTTCGACTCAAATACTCGACTTCACAATATTCTTCTAAAAAGTCAAATTTTCCAGACCAATCATCCCCTATTACAAAAAGGTCTATTTCGTGAGCTTTTATGTCTTCTATTTTTTGCTCCCAGGATGATTCTGGAATAACCAAATCTACATACTTAATCGCCTCTACAATAGCTGCGCGCTGCTCATACGGTATTAAGGTTTTTTTGCCTTTTAATTGATTAAATTCGTCTGTAGAAACGCCTACGATTAAACGACTCCCCATGTCCTTTATTCGCTTTAATAGATTTAAATGCCCAATA contains the following coding sequences:
- a CDS encoding glycosyltransferase family 2 protein, translated to MHKINAIVVTYYPDDSVLKKNMLALSSQVDHVFIIDNTPKGHCFNSDVDLSNISIFKLNENLGIAAAQNVGLKMCLASSIDYCILFDQDSTISPGLINKLYNAITSKEAIDNSVVAVGPRIIDAYTNKWVKPKFQREKKSGSNLMLTQQIIASGKLLRTNALHTIGLMEESLFIDGVDHEWCWRAIGNGCNIAICNDALMVHRLGDGVKSFLGMKYHVGSPKRLYYQYRNYFILSQKKYTPFYWKLRHLFSYSVKIFLFFVFGPDRRLRMKYISNGIKSGLRYKSTE
- the galU gene encoding UTP--glucose-1-phosphate uridylyltransferase GalU produces the protein MKIKKAVIPVAGLGTRMLPATKAIPKEMLPIVDKPLIQYIVNECIDAGIKEIVLVTHSSKNAVENHFDKSFELETTLEKRVKRQLLEEIQSICPKDVTIMQVRQGEAKGLGHAVLKARPLVGDAPFVVVLPDVILDDASADTKTENLAAMINRFNENGCSQILVEPVPMEKVSSYGVVDCNGEKLKPGEASKIKAMVEKPTIDEAPSNLAVVGRYVLSAQIWDLLEFTPPGAGDEIQLTDAIAILMKNETVEAFHQTGESHDCGSKFGYMKANVDYCLRHPELAERFKDYLKSLSL
- the cysN gene encoding sulfate adenylyltransferase subunit CysN, whose translation is MSHQSELIEQDIEAYLKQHENKELVRFLTCGSVDDGKSTLIGRLLHDSKMIFEDQLAAIEKDSKKSGTQGEEVDLALLVDGLQSEREQGITIDVAYRYFSTDTRKFIIADTPGHEQYTRNMATGASTCDLAIILVDARRGVQVQTRRHSFICSLLGIKHVLVAVNKMDLVDYDQEVYQQIKKDYREFAENLNFDDVRFVPISALKGDNVVEESDAMSWYPGATLMKLLNTIKVEPAETFSDFRMQVQYVNRPNLDFRGFSGTVASGNIRVGDNIVALPSMKESQVKSIVTFEGELERAAQGQAITLTLEDEIDISRGEMIVRKGALPHSSKEFNAHVVWMHEDELETGREYYIKHGSKLTTGHALKIQHRIDVNTMEHSETSQLQLNEIGSVDFEVAEALHFDAYDDNKDTGAFIIVDRLTNITVGAGMIASEIDEQTEKSYSDFEVELNALVRKHFPHWGARDLLKVK
- the cysD gene encoding sulfate adenylyltransferase subunit CysD, giving the protein MNLTHLQKLEAESIHIIREVAAEFDKPVMLYSVGKDSAVLLHLARKAFAPGKIPFPLLHVDTDWKFKEMIAFRDRMAEQYGFELLVHKNPEGLRMGINPFDHGSAKHTDIMKTQGLKQALDKYGFDAAFGGARRDEEKSRAKERVYSFRDKNHRWDPKSQRPELWNVYNSKVDKGESIRVFPLSNWTELDIWQYIYLENIEIVPLYLSAPRPVVERDGTLIMVDDDRMPLEEGEEPQMRNVRFRTLGCYPLTGAVESDAATLPDIIQEMLLTKTSERQGRVIDHDSSGSMEKKKMEGYF
- a CDS encoding glycosyltransferase produces the protein MSSSDKPQVAVLMAVYRGDDASHFKLSAESVLKQDYDATFLYLVIDGPISRELSQVVSQLDDEVTVLALEKNQGLAKALNHGLHHIFKSKKQFKYIARMDADDIMVAERISTQVKYMENNPHIGVLGSCCEEIDSAGKKIGERIMPTQHDTIYQSMARHCSMNHPTVMFRSKELKNIDYPHWLPNSEDYLLWGELLAKGKKFHNLPQNLLLFRRSKDFYSKRGVKKAIQDHKARTYIQKRLNLNSARNILYSYLVLAVRLSPKFIVKFGYRILAKFRTKHLEPNA
- a CDS encoding nucleotide sugar dehydrogenase gives rise to the protein MKIAVAGTGYVGLSNAILLSQHNEVIALDIDQHKVDLINNKTSPIVDAEISDYLANKELKLTATTDKHLAFTDADYVIVATPTDYDPEKNYFNTSTVERVIEDIVAINPQTQIVIKSTIPLGYTVKLRETFDFDNIMFSPEFLREGKALYDNLHPSRILIGRKSKEAQVFADLLLQGAEKKDVPILITNATEAEAVKLFSNTYLAMRVAFFNELDTYAELHELDTKQIIEGVGLDTRIGSHYNNPSFGYGGYCLPKDTKQLLANFSDVPNEIISAIVKSNSTRKDHITDMILSQNPKVVGIYRLIMKEGSDNFRASAIQGVIKRLKEKGVEVVIFEPAISESTFWNCRVIKNLSEFKAKASPIVTNRMTHELMDIKGKVYTRDVFGSDI
- a CDS encoding polysaccharide pyruvyl transferase family protein, which produces MNKLIRSIGLKLKLIEKEKLPVLWFSRVVNLGDVLNVYLVEKISDENVIPFDPQTFQEKNYFVIGSVLSQANTHSIVWGSGYMFASGGLKAAPAKICAVRGPKTRDRLLREKIDCPEIYGDPALLLPKFYQPKQTKQYKLGVIPHYVDKNSPWVENLSKNAAVNIIDIQTDDVEKFVDELAKCERIVSSSLHGVIIADAYDIPSLWVELSNKVAGNGFKFEDYFMSVGRDKEKSKLDINISNLDEIIDSFYDYKIDIDLDKLLNACPFG
- a CDS encoding four helix bundle protein; translated protein: MNYERLEVWQRATNLAIEVFKYAKTFKDYGFKDQLTRSVLSIPSNIAEGMTRLGNKEKRHFLAIAKASSAELNTQVIIGSEIDYIERSIASNWKKEIYIISAMLSGLMKALDK